The window CACCTATGTGACGACGACGCTGGCGCTCATGCTGGGCGTGGCGCTGACGACGCTCGTCCTCGGCATCGGGACGGCGTGGCTGGTCACGATGTTCCGTTTCCCGGGCCGCGGAGTGTTCGACGTGGCGATGCTGCTGCCGCTCGCCATGCCGAGCTACATCGTCGCCTATGCGGCGGTCAGCATGTTCGACTATGCCGGTCCGGTGCAGAGCCTCCTGCGCGATCTCTTCGGGTGGGAGAGTGCGCGTGACTACTGGTTCCCGCAGGTGCGCAGCCTGTGGGGTGCGATTGCGGTGATGGGCGTCACGCTCTACCCATACGTCTATCTCGCGGCCCGCTCGGCCTTCCTGGAGCAATCGGTCTGCGTGCTTGAGGTTGCCCGCACCCTGGGGCTCGGGCCCTGGCGGAGGTTCCTGAGGGTCGCGCTGCCGCTGGCGCGCCCGTCCATCGTCGTCGGGGTGGCGCTCGCGCTCATGGAGTGCCTGAACGACTATGGCACGGTGGAACATTTCGCGGTGCCGACGCTGACGCGCGGCGTGTTCGACGTGTGGATGGGGATGGGCAATGCCGCGGGCGCGGCACAGATCGCGCTGGTGCTGCTCGCTTTCGTGCTGGTGTTGCTGCTGGCCGAGCGGGCCTCGCGGCGCGGCCGCCAGTACCACCACACCACGGGCCGCCGGCAGGCGATCCCGCGCAGCGCGCTGGGCCCGGTCGCCCGCTGGCTCGCGTTTCTCGCCTGCGCGCTGCCTGTGGCCCTGGGCTTCGTCGCGCCGGTGGCCATGCTGGTTTCGCTGTCGCGGGCGGGCGATCCGTCGCGCTGGCTCTCCGACATCGTGCCGCTGGCGGGCGCCAGCCTGACGGTCGCGACTCTGACCGCGGCGGCAGCCATCGCGGCGGGGCTGCTGCTTGCCTATGCGAGCCGCCTGAGCCCACGCGGCCCGCTGCGCTGGGCGGTGCGGATCGCGACACTCGGCTACGCAGTGCCGGGCGCTGTGCTGGCGGTGGGCGTTCTGATCCCGCTCGCGGCCTTCGACAACGCGCTCGATGCCTGGATGCGGGCGACCTTCGGGCTGTCCACGGGACTGCTGCTGACGGGCGGCGTGGCGGCGCTGGTCTTTGCGCTGACCGTGCGGTTCATGGCGCTGTCCTACGGCACTGCGGAAGCGGGCCTGACGCGCGTGACCGCCTCGATGGACATGGCGGCGCGCACGCTCGGCCGCGGTCCGTTCCGCGTGCTGCGCGAGGTGCATCTGCCGCTCATTCGCGGGTCGCTTCTGACGGGCGCCCTGATCGTCTTCGTCGACGCGATGAAGGAATTGCCGGCGACCCTGCTGCTCCGCCCGTTCGGGCTGGAGACGCTGGCGACGCACGTCTATGTCTTCGCCTCGCTGGAACAGATCGAGCGCGCGGCCCCTGCCGCCCTGATGATCGTGGCGGCGGGCATCCTGCCTGTGCTGCTGCTGGCGCGCGCCAGCGGGCGCACGCGCGAGGTGCGGCGCGCGCCCGGCGCCTGAGGCCCCGCGCCGCTAGCGCTGAAGCTCCGGAATGTTCCGGTAGAGATCCAGCGCCTCCGGATTGGCGAGCGCCTCCTTGTTCTTCACCTCGCGCCCATGGACGATGTCGCGCACCGCAAGCTCGGTGATCTTGCCGGACTTGGTGCGCGGGATGTCGGCGACCGCGACGATGCGGGCGGGCATGTGGCGGGGAGAGGCGCCCTCCCGGATGCGCGTGCGTATGCGCTTCTGCAGGTCGGCGTCGAGCGGGACGCCCTCCGCCAGACGCACGAACAGCACCACCCGCACGTCGCCGTCCCAGTCCTGCCCGATGGCCAGCGCCTCGATCACCTCGGGGATCTGCTCGACCTGGCGATAGATCTCCGCGGTGCCGATGCGCACGCCGCCCGGATTGAGCGTCGCGTCGGAGCGACCGTAGATGATGATGCCGCCCGTGTCGGGCCGGATCTCGGCGAAGTCGCCATGCGCCCAGACGCCGGGGAAGCGGGCGAAATAGGCGTCGTGGTACTTCTGCCCGTCCTTGTCGTTCCAGAAGCCGATGGGCATTGAGGGGAACGGCTTCACGCAGACAAGCTCCCCCTTCTCGCCGAGGACGGCGTGCCCCTCGTCGTCCCAGACCTCGACCGCCATGCCGAGCGCCTTGCCCTGGATCTCGCCGCGGTACACGGGAGCAGTGGGGTCGCAGCCGACGAAGCAGGCGAGCAGGTCCGTCCCGCCCGAGACGCTTGCGAGGTGCACGTCGGGCTTCACCGCCTCGTAGACATAGTCGAAGCTCTCCGGCACCAGCACCGAGCCCGTGGACCCGATCGCCCGCACGCTCGCCAGCGAATGGGTGTCGACGGGGCGCAGGCCCTCCTTCTTGATCGCGTCGATGTATTTCGCGGACGTGCCGAACCAGGTCATGCCGGTCTCGTCGGCGAAGTCGAGCACGGCGGTGGGCTTGGGATGGAACGGGGAGCCGTCGAACAGCAGCAGCGTCGCCTCGGACGCGAGCGCGGTCACGAGCCAGTTCCACATCATCCAGCCGCAGGTGGTGAACCAGAAGACGCGGTCGTCCTTGCGGATGTCGCAATGCAGCCGGTGCTCCTTGAGGTGCTGGAGCAGCGCGCCGCCCGCGCAATGCACGATGCACTTCGGAACCCCGGTCGTGCCGCTGGAGAACATGATGTAGAGCGGGTGGTCGAAGGGAAGCTGGACGAAATCGATCTCGCCCGCCGGATGGTCCGCCACCATCGCCTCCCAGCTCAGGGCCTTGTCGATCCCTTCGGGCGTCTTGCCGTGCTGCAGGTGGTCGAAGAAGACGACGCGCTCCAGCGAGGGCATCTGCGCGGCGATCTCCTTCACCTTCGCGCCCAGCTCGAACGTCTTGCCCGCGTACCAGTAGCCGTTGCAGGCAAAGAGCACGCGGGGCTCGATCTGGCCGAAGCGGTCGAGCACGCCCTGCACGCCGAAATCGGGCGAGCACGAGGACCACACGCCGCCGAGGCTCGTCACCGCGAGCATGGCGACCACCGCCTCCGGGCCGTTCGGCACGATACCGGCGCAGCGGTCGCCGGGCTCAAGTCCCATCGCCTTCAGCGCCGCCGCCATGCGCGAGACCGCGTCGTAAAGCTCCGCCCAGCTCAGCGTCCGCTTCGTCTTGTCCTCGGCATGGGCGATGATCGCCGGCCCACCGTCGCGCCGGCGCAGCAGGTTCTCCGCGAAATTGAGCTGCGCACCGGGGAAGAAGCGCGCGCCCGGCATCGCCTTGCCGTTCTCGATCACCGTGTCGCCGCGGGCGCTGGCAACGACGCCGCAGCCGTCCCAGAGGCTCGACCAGAACTGCTCCGGCCGGTCGACGGACCAGGCGTGCAGCGCGTCGTAATCCGGCAGGTCCACCGCCCAGTCGCGCGCCGCCTGCTCCCGGAAGTGCGTGATGTTGGCATTGGCGATGCGCTGGGCATCGGGCGTCCACATGGGCGTGGTCATGGCGGCGGCATCCTCCCCGGCTCTTGCTGGCGCGACGGTTCCCTTGCGCTCCTTTATGGCCTCGCGCCCCCGCTGCCCGCAAGGCCCCCGGGGGATGGCGGGGCGCATGGGCCGGGCTTACGGAAGAACACGGCCCGCCGTTGTTTCGCCATCCCGATTGTGCATAGCTTTCCGGCAAGATACGCGAAGGGGAGTCGCAGCCATGCTCAAGCGGATTCTGATCGGCCTCGGCATTCTGGTGGTGGTGCTGATCGCAGGCGTGGTGGCGCTGCCCTTCCTCATCCCGGCGGAGACGATCAAGACGCAAGTGGCGTCTGCGGTCGAACGCGCCACCGGCCGCACCCTGACGATCAGTGGCGACGTCGCGCCGTCCGTCTTCCCCAGTCTCGGGGTCGAGGCGGGCGGAATCACCCTCTCCAACGCGGAGGGGGCAAGCGATCCCGACATGATTGCGGCGGAACAGATCACCGCAAAGCTCGCGCTCATGCCGCTGCTGACCGGCGAGGTGAAGGTTGAGGGTTTCCGGCTGGTGAAGCCCGTCATTCATCTCGAGGTGGCCGAGGACGGCACCCCCAACTGGATGTTCGGCAAGCCCGGCGGCGAAGGGGGCACGGCCGGGCGTCAGGCACCCGCTGGCGAGGGCCGCGGCGATGCATCGGAGGGGGCGGGCCAGCTTCCCCGGAACATCTCGCTGGAAAACGTCGAGATCGTGGACGGTCTCGTCACATTCACGGACCGGCGCACCGGAGAGCGGCGCGAGGCGAGCGAAATCAATCTTGCGGTGTCGCTGCCCGCCATCGACCAGCCGCTGACCGCCAAGGGCGGCCTGCGCCTCGACGGGGAGCAGGCGGACATCGACGTCACGCTCGACACGCTTGCGTCGGCGCAGGCGGGCGAACGCACGCGCATCGAGGCGCGCCTCGCCTCGCAGCTTGCGACCATCGCGTTTGCGGGAACGGTGCAGCCGGGCGGGCCCCTGCCCGCCGTCGACGGCACGTTCGAACTCAAGGTCCCGTCCACCGACGCGCTGGCGGAATGGACCGGTCAGAGCCTGCCGGACGACGCGGCCCCGCTCGAAAGCATCGACGTGACAGGACGGCTGCGCGCGGACGCGGACGGCGTCGACACCGAGGTGAAG is drawn from Futiania mangrovi and contains these coding sequences:
- a CDS encoding acetoacetate--CoA ligase, whose protein sequence is MTTPMWTPDAQRIANANITHFREQAARDWAVDLPDYDALHAWSVDRPEQFWSSLWDGCGVVASARGDTVIENGKAMPGARFFPGAQLNFAENLLRRRDGGPAIIAHAEDKTKRTLSWAELYDAVSRMAAALKAMGLEPGDRCAGIVPNGPEAVVAMLAVTSLGGVWSSCSPDFGVQGVLDRFGQIEPRVLFACNGYWYAGKTFELGAKVKEIAAQMPSLERVVFFDHLQHGKTPEGIDKALSWEAMVADHPAGEIDFVQLPFDHPLYIMFSSGTTGVPKCIVHCAGGALLQHLKEHRLHCDIRKDDRVFWFTTCGWMMWNWLVTALASEATLLLFDGSPFHPKPTAVLDFADETGMTWFGTSAKYIDAIKKEGLRPVDTHSLASVRAIGSTGSVLVPESFDYVYEAVKPDVHLASVSGGTDLLACFVGCDPTAPVYRGEIQGKALGMAVEVWDDEGHAVLGEKGELVCVKPFPSMPIGFWNDKDGQKYHDAYFARFPGVWAHGDFAEIRPDTGGIIIYGRSDATLNPGGVRIGTAEIYRQVEQIPEVIEALAIGQDWDGDVRVVLFVRLAEGVPLDADLQKRIRTRIREGASPRHMPARIVAVADIPRTKSGKITELAVRDIVHGREVKNKEALANPEALDLYRNIPELQR
- a CDS encoding ABC transporter permease — translated: MTLAADPNLETLDPAWRRAAVRAGTGAAARVGLFGPVLLVTALALLPLGAVVWIALTPAENIWPHLASTVLPTYVTTTLALMLGVALTTLVLGIGTAWLVTMFRFPGRGVFDVAMLLPLAMPSYIVAYAAVSMFDYAGPVQSLLRDLFGWESARDYWFPQVRSLWGAIAVMGVTLYPYVYLAARSAFLEQSVCVLEVARTLGLGPWRRFLRVALPLARPSIVVGVALALMECLNDYGTVEHFAVPTLTRGVFDVWMGMGNAAGAAQIALVLLAFVLVLLLAERASRRGRQYHHTTGRRQAIPRSALGPVARWLAFLACALPVALGFVAPVAMLVSLSRAGDPSRWLSDIVPLAGASLTVATLTAAAAIAAGLLLAYASRLSPRGPLRWAVRIATLGYAVPGAVLAVGVLIPLAAFDNALDAWMRATFGLSTGLLLTGGVAALVFALTVRFMALSYGTAEAGLTRVTASMDMAARTLGRGPFRVLREVHLPLIRGSLLTGALIVFVDAMKELPATLLLRPFGLETLATHVYVFASLEQIERAAPAALMIVAAGILPVLLLARASGRTREVRRAPGA